One window of the Eschrichtius robustus isolate mEscRob2 chromosome 13, mEscRob2.pri, whole genome shotgun sequence genome contains the following:
- the AICDA gene encoding single-stranded DNA cytosine deaminase: MDSLLMKQRKFLYHFKNVRWAKGRHETYLCYVVKRRDSATSFSLDFGHLRNKAGCHVELLFLRYISDWDLDPGRCYRVTWFTSWSPCYDCARHVADFLRGYPNLSLRIFTARLYFCDKNRKAEPEGLRRLHRAGVQIAIMTFKDYFYCWNTFVENHERTFKAWEGLHENSVRLSRQLRRILLPLYEVDDLRDAFRTLGL; the protein is encoded by the exons ATGGACAG CCTCCTGATGAAGCAGAGGAAGTTTCTTTACCACTTCAAAAACGTGCGCTGGGCTAAGGGCCGCCATGAAACCTACTTGTGCTACGTGGTGAAGCGGCGGGATAGCGCCACCTCCTTCTCACTGGACTTTGGGCACCTTCGAAACAAG GCGGGATGCCACGTGGAACTGCTCTTCCTCCGCTACATCTCCGACTGGGACCTGGACCCCGGGCGGTGCTACCGTGTCACCTGGTTCACGTCTTGGAGCCCCTGCTACGACTGTGCGCGGCACGTGGCCGACTTCCTGAGAGGGTACCCCAATCTGAGTCTGAGGATCTTCACAGCGCGCCTCTACTTCTGCGACAAGAACCGCAAGGCGGAGCCCGAGGGGCTGCGGCGGCTGCACCGCGCTGGGGTCCAAATCGCCATCATGACCTTCAAAG attatttttattgctggAATACTTTTGTGGAAAATCATGAAAGAACTTTCAAAGCCTGGGAGGGGCTGCATGAAAATTCGGTTCGTCTGTCCAGACAGCTTCGACGCATCCTTTTG cccctaTACGAGGTTGATGACTTACGAGATGCATTTCGTACTTTGGGACTTTGA